CCTATTATGCTGGGGAGAATAATGCCAATGTATCCACCCTTCGTGATGTTCTCATGACGTACATGATGTACGATTTCGACCTCGGATATGTTCAGGTAAAGCTAAATTATTATTCGAGGACTCATAAAATTTATGTTGTTAAGAAAATTCTTATAAATATAGGGCATGAGCGATTTGTTAGCCCCGCTTCTCTACGTCCTAGACGACGAAGTAGATGCCTTTTGGTGTTTTGTGGCATACATGGAGCGCGTAGTAAGTCATTGCACCAAGCGTCTAATAACCTCAGCAGCACTGATTTTAAGGTCTAACCATTGTCGTGTAGAGTTTAAACTTCCAGCTAGACCAGGCTGGCATTAAGCGGCAATTAAGTCAGCTTCGAGTGCTTTTGCAAGCTGTTGATCCTCATTTGGCTTCCTATCTTGATACGCGCGACTCTGGCAACCTGTTTTTCTGCTTTCGCTGGCTCTTAGTACTCTTCAAGCGCGAGTTTAACTATCCGCAAATCTTGCGCTTATGGGAAGTCTTTTGGACGGATGGACCATTCCATGGCGACTCAGCTTCATATTCATCATCCAATTTTCACCTATTACTGGCCCTTAGTATTTTGGACAGTCAGAGGAACACTATCCTGGAAAACCGTTTTGGATTTACTGAAATACTTAAGGTATCATAATACTGCTATGAATTAGAATTTTTCAGTACTTTTCTACCTACtaacaatttttgttgttgacagcaTGTAAACGATCTGGCGTTGTACATTGACCTGGAAGAAGCGCTAGCAAAAGCTGAAGGAATTTTCATACAAATTAAAGACTCTCCTTCAGTTGGTATGGAAGTCCGTAGCGTCCTCGGACTTAGAGAAACGAGCGACTCATCTGATGACAGTCCATCATCGAATAGGTCTCCGATTAGCGAATTTTCCATGTAACTGTAATTTTAAATCTGGGAATGGCgttttttcttccttgtttACAGTACGGATTATCTATCTGAGGAGCGCTACGAAAATGCACTCGGCCTTCATTATCTGTAAAGTACTGATTACGATTATAGCACTATTTTCACGTTGTATTTCTTGAGTGGTTGTGTTCCACGCGGTTTCGTTAATAATAAGGTCATAGTtacgtctttttcttttttaactttttgtTGGCGGATTTTGTGACGGTTGTAGACGATCGTAAGTGGCTAACTGCGGTCCTATGTCTGGAAGAGACCTCAGTTTCGTGTGACAATGACTCATATGGTCTGGAAGGTACTCAAGTGACCAATGTTTTCTAAGTAATGCGTCATCTACTGTAAAGCACCCATAACGGATACAACGTATCTGTTGGCACACGGCTGTAGTTTTCAGCGATAAACCCAGATCATGGATAAGGGCTGCCATGTACTGCTCATTTTCATTAGCGCAATGGATTTCTAAGAAGAAGAATAGGAATATTTACCCACACCACTCTGTGTAATAAATGTTTTACTTTGATTACCTAATGTGAAATCGGGAGGATTAAAATGAACACATTTAATTCCATAAATTAGTGGAGGTCCATTAACTGCGGGTCTAAGCAACCCTTTACTGGCAAGTTCGTAAGCGGTTTGACTTTGAGGATCTACTCCACAATACCTGTACAAAATTATCAAAGATTATGACATggaaaaatctgtaaaaaagGGGCTTACTTTCTTactcaaacattttcttttgatttgatgCTTGGATTGATGCCAGCATTCGATCCAGTTTGTCTCTGCTGATGTGTATAAAAGTAGTTTTTTCCCAAACCTTACCATCATCCCAATGAGAGTCGGTGGCCAGCCCAAATTGACTTTTAATATGGTATGCACTTGTAGGTCGGCTGAGATTTAAGTTGTGCAGGCTTCTATTGCCTTTATTAAGTCCTACCACTGCATAAAATGGTTAAAGCTGTATATAGTAAATGGTCTTTTAACTTTGAAAATGTGTTTTATGTATTCACCAACTACTCCGGCTGTCCTAAAACCTAGTAAGTTTCCTGGTTGTAACCGAAGGTCATCAGCAAGAATTGCTGGTCCTCTGACAAGTTCATGGTCAGCAAGATTTGGGATGGTGGTTACTGAGTAACTAGCAGGTGCCGGTAGGTCTACATTTGTGCCATTAGTCAGAGATTCAATTTTCACATATTTCCTTGGAGCATCTTGTTCAAGTTCATTCATATCTAGATTGAAAGGATAGATTAAGTTACTTTACTTCCACCTTAGTTAAGGATTGAAGGGTTACCTCTAGAAATATTAAACGCGAGCGTATTCCTCATTTGCTTCCATGATATTTGGGTAGGTTTGTATAGGCACATGACACCATTTAACTGAAACCAGGCCTCTCTTATCGTCTTAACTGAAGTGGAAACGGCCATGGCTTCGTTTTATGCTCTAATTCTATTTCACTGGACTTTTTAGAAATTTTCTTAGTTTACCGGAAACTTTCCAAAATTCTAAACAGATCGAACAAGTTTTGATCAAGGCATGCGTCGTCTGCCTCGTGGCTTTCTCGCGTCTTCTGCAGCTGTCGTCAGTGTCAAAGTGTTACCGGAAATCAAAGCGAATTACAACAGTTTAACTTAAATACAGAATCTTTAAACACAATGGAGAAAACAGAAGTAGTAGATTCTGAGGAACAAGTGGTTCATGCGCTGGTTCACTTTGTCGAAGAGAAATCCAAATCAGCAATTGCGGAGAGAGATCGGTTCGTTATGGGCCTGTCAGGTGTGTCCTTACCTTATTTTGTAGGTTACATAAAAAAGTAATTAGATTTCAGTTTACAATGACAATCGCAACTTTCTGTTAATTATTCCAACAatagctaaaaataaaatacaacaacaaacagtAAGGATATTGTAAAGGAATAATAAGATTTTATCAGTTTGATAATGGAGAAATTTTCTATCAACAGATCTCTCATTTAGGAGTTTTGAATAAGCAATGGCTATAAAACAATCTCTTATTTATTAGGTGGCTCAGCTTGCACATTTCTCTGCAAAGGCTTACCTATGATCACATCTGACTGGACTAAATGGAAGTTCATATTCTGTGATGAACGAGTCGTGCCGTTCGATAACGCCGAGTGTACGTTTTCTATTTATaagaataatttgttttccaAGATTCCATTCAACGATGAACAATTCGTCATCATCGATCCTTCGTTGCCAGGTAATTAAATCACAAGTGAATTCTCATAAGCCGATACTGACTTAATTTCTTGTAGCCAAGCAAGCTGCTGAAGACTATGAACGTAAACTAAGAGCTCTGTACCCTGATAACGTGGATCTACCGAAATTCGATTTGTTATTACTTGGGGCTGGTCCAGATGGACACACTTGTTCTCTTTTTCCAGGTAATAGGATAGGTTCAATATTATCCAATATGGTTCGATCGCGGCTCCATGCATTCATTAATTCCAACATCTGTCACCAATTAGGTCATCCACTGTTGGATGTAACAGATAGATGGGTAGCTTCGATCGACGATTCGCCGAAGCCACCGCCAAGCAGAGTTACGTTGACTTATCCCATCATAAATAATGCTCTTAGCGCTGTCTTCGCCTTCGCCGGCGCTGGCAAAGCCGAATTGGTTAAGGTATGACATAACAGACTAATTCATTCAAACCGCTCTTTTCAGTATAAGCTTGAAATTACGCAATTTTGCAGCGTCTACTAAAGGACAAAGAAGACTTGCCAGCTACTCGTGTCAAACCAGCAGAATTGCTTTGGATCTTGGATCGAGCCGCGGCTAGCCAATTGTAGTTGAAAAGGGCTGTGGATGTATCACTGTTCGCATGCTTTATCATTCCTTATTGTCTAAGAGGGATTTTGTTTTGGGGATTTCAATAAAGTTTATTTCAACTCACTTGTTGGCGATGAAGTCGACTTTTGAAGGGGTAAAGTAGAAACCCGGTTGATACGATGCGGCGCACGGACATTTTTGATTCTGATTCCAGCTGAACGCTCCGATTTTACTACGGCATTTTGGACAAAGGAGTTTGCCCTGTGGTGCAGAACTAGCAGTTATCCAAGGTGGTGGGATGACAAAAAATGCTTGCCGACAGGAATCTATTCTAGTCTGCTGGTCGGAAAGAGCGAATCGAACCCAAGAAAGATCCTTCCAGTCAGGGTTTTCCCCTGGTCTGTGGTATAAAACATCTTTGCCATAAGCTAAGACATaccttaaaacaaaatttttataaatcaTGTCATCGAAAATAAAGTTATCAGATAATTTACCTGCAGGTTCTACACTTAAGTGTGGTTTCATATGATACATCTCCTCGTGGAAGGGTCACTGGAGTACCACCTATAAGGGAATAGTATTTCTTTGGTTTTGCAATAAGGTGCTGCTTAGACAGGTTATCCTACAATGCAAGTTAGCCGTTTGCTGTAAATGGTACCATCTTGAGACAATTGAATCCATTTTGTTCAGTTCCATAAGAACTCCGTAAAGCCTGAGTTGCGCCAGGAAACCTTCATTGGGCAGAACTGATGGCCTCACAGCTTGTAGTCTAGAACATAAAGACATGTTTGGTTTTGTGTCAATTACTCTTAAGTTTTCTTAATAAATTAAGCAGCCCACCTAGCCAAGCCTTCCTCGGATGAAATTTTGTACTTTTTCTGAAGGTAGCTGATGACTAAAGTGGCACTCCGGGACACTCCATGAAAGCTGTAATTCAAACTGTTAAGTGTCCAAACAGTTTTAAATTTATTGCAGCATTTTAAGAATACCAATGGACAAGGACACTTCCAGATTTCACCCCATTTTCGATGAATTCAAAAACAGATTCAAAACAACCAAACAAATCCTGCTCATTCACATCATGGGCTGCAATTCAAGATCAGAATAggtaagagaaaaaaatcagTTAAGCAACTCAAATATTTACCCGGGACAAATAGGTAATGGAGATCCCCGTTAGGGGGCAGAGGTTTTATATCAACAGTCACGATGTTTGTGATTCCATGATCACGCAAAAGCTTCTTATCCAGAGCTGAAGACAAACCTCCTGAGAGAACGATCAGGTAACAAGATTTTTAAAGGAATCAGGAATGTAGGACCAACTCTTACGAGGTGATTGCGAGAAGAGAAAATGCAATTACCAATCCATAATTTTTCCTCGACGAGGTCCATTTATGAATTcgtattttttcgtctgctaattaTCGATTCACTGTGGGACGTGTCGGGAAAAACATAGAATAATTATCATAAATTGAGCTAAGCAATTATATCGTTGACAAAGTCGAACCTAGAAAGACAATGAGAAATAAGTATAAATGAACAAATGAAGTGGTTTTTTTATGAACGAGAACTCGACATGAACGTTGCCGCCATTTTTACCTCATGCAGAACGCATGAAATGGCTAAAATGCATAAATAGGCATGAAAGATGAAATTGAGATTGAAATGTGAAAGGTCAGTGCAAGCGAGTCGTTCTATTCCCACATGGTTCCAATGCGGTGTTATTAGGGGACAGAACAAAGAAGACGGAGGGGAATTCATTCATATCGATGTATCCTATTACAGGTATCaaaaataccttttttttgctctcactatttcttttgttttcttttacgaAACAGCGACGACGGTGATGCCTAACTAGCGTATAGTCTAGGAGTCTCTTGTCAAATGTATAATCTATTAAATTCCCCAGTCGATAATATGAAGAGCGCTTTGGGTCGATATCCTGTCTTTTTCAACGTAATAGAGTTGCTATAGTAGATCAAACGAACATCAAAAGAGATAAAGATGGAAAGTGAGT
This sequence is a window from Daphnia magna isolate NIES linkage group LG7, ASM2063170v1.1, whole genome shotgun sequence. Protein-coding genes within it:
- the LOC116927139 gene encoding mitochondrial mRNA pseudouridine synthase Trub2, which codes for MAVSTSVKTIREAWFQLNGVMCLYKPTQISWKQMRNTLAFNISRDMNELEQDAPRKYVKIESLTNGTNVDLPAPASYSVTTIPNLADHELVRGPAILADDLRLQPGNLLGFRTAGVVVVGLNKGNRSLHNLNLSRPTSAYHIKSQFGLATDSHWDDGKVWEKTTFIHISRDKLDRMLASIQASNQKKMFEYCGVDPQSQTAYELASKGLLRPAVNGPPLIYGIKCVHFNPPDFTLEIHCANENEQYMAALIHDLGLSLKTTAVCQQIRCIRYGCFTVDDALLRKHWSLEYLPDHMSHCHTKLRSLPDIGPQLATYDRLQPSQNPPTKS
- the LOC116927187 gene encoding 6-phosphogluconolactonase; translation: MEKTEVVDSEEQVVHALVHFVEEKSKSAIAERDRFVMGLSGGSACTFLCKGLPMITSDWTKWKFIFCDERVVPFDNAECTFSIYKNNLFSKIPFNDEQFVIIDPSLPAKQAAEDYERKLRALYPDNVDLPKFDLLLLGAGPDGHTCSLFPGHPLLDVTDRWVASIDDSPKPPPSRVTLTYPIINNALSAVFAFAGAGKAELVKRLLKDKEDLPATRVKPAELLWILDRAAASQL
- the LOC116927167 gene encoding dual specificity protein phosphatase 12 isoform X1, yielding MDLVEEKLWIGGLSSALDKKLLRDHGITNIVTVDIKPLPPNGDLHYLFVPAHDVNEQDLFGCFESVFEFIENGVKSGSVLVHCFHGVSRSATLVISYLQKKYKISSEEGLARLQAVRPSVLPNEGFLAQLRLYGVLMELNKMDSIVSRWYHLQQTANLHCGTPVTLPRGDVSYETTLKCRTCRYVLAYGKDVLYHRPGENPDWKDLSWVRFALSDQQTRIDSCRQAFFVIPPPWITASSAPQGKLLCPKCRSKIGAFSWNQNQKCPCAASYQPGFYFTPSKVDFIANK
- the LOC116927167 gene encoding dual specificity protein phosphatase 12 isoform X2, with product MDLVEEKLWIGGLSSALDKKLLRDHGITNIVTVDIKPLPPNGDLHYLFVPAHDVNEQDLFGCFESVFEFIENGVKSGSVLVHCFHGVSRSATLVISYLQKKYKISSEEGLARLQAVRPSVLPNEGFLAQLRLYGVLMELNKMDSIVSRWYHLQQTANLHCGTPVTLPRGDVSYETTLKCRTCRYVLAYGKDVLYHRPGENPDWKDLSWVRFALSDQQTRIDSCRQAFFVIPPPWITASSAPQGKLLCPKCRSKIGAFSWNQNQKCPCAASYQPGFYFTPSKVDFIANK